Proteins encoded in a region of the Vicinamibacteria bacterium genome:
- a CDS encoding DUF234 domain-containing protein encodes YGAIRQFADIEVQHQLERLLELGLVERVVPVTEDPLRTKQVVYRIADNFLSFWFHFIYRRRADIERGLGRDVVDRAVLPGLAGYIGPRWEEMCRQLVRRKAARDELPVRVSSVGNWWNRDSSVEIDVVGMRGGEIVLAGSAKWTSSIDSRELNRLRKAVLSMPRVAADVVLALFARDEVRGVAAGEALTFVARDFFSLAG; translated from the coding sequence TACGGTGCGATCCGACAGTTCGCGGACATCGAAGTGCAACATCAGCTCGAACGCCTGCTCGAGCTCGGGCTCGTCGAGCGCGTGGTCCCGGTGACGGAGGACCCGCTTCGAACGAAGCAGGTCGTTTACCGCATCGCGGACAACTTCCTTTCCTTCTGGTTTCACTTCATCTACCGGCGACGAGCCGACATCGAGCGCGGGCTGGGCCGGGATGTCGTCGACCGCGCCGTGTTGCCGGGTCTTGCCGGTTACATCGGGCCCCGTTGGGAAGAGATGTGTCGGCAGCTCGTCCGCCGGAAGGCAGCGCGCGACGAGCTTCCGGTTCGGGTGTCCTCGGTCGGAAACTGGTGGAATCGAGACAGCTCGGTCGAGATCGATGTCGTGGGCATGCGCGGCGGGGAAATCGTACTAGCCGGCTCGGCAAAGTGGACCAGCTCGATAGACTCCAGAGAGCTGAACCGGCTCCGCAAAGCAGTTCTTTCGATGCCGCGGGTTGCGGCCGACGTGGTGCTTGCTCTATTTGCGCGAGACGAGGTGCGAGGCGT